One window of Kryptolebias marmoratus isolate JLee-2015 linkage group LG3, ASM164957v2, whole genome shotgun sequence genomic DNA carries:
- the LOC108236278 gene encoding far upstream element-binding protein 2 isoform X2, translating to MSDYGGLSSNGVGGGVKKDAFADAVQRARQIAAKIGGEGAPPVTNNGGAENYPFTAQKRSLEGGDEPDAKKLASQGDIDSAMSIGAQLAALSQQSVRPSAVTEEYRVPDAMVGLIIGRGGEQINKIQQDSGCKLQIAHDSVGLPERTISLTGSADAVQRAKALIEDIVSRGHESSNGQSGSMQEIIIPAGKAGLIIGKGGETIKQLQERAGVKMILIQDASQPSNIDKPLRIIGDPYKVQQAKEMVNEILRERDHAGFGDRNEYGSRMGGGGIEIAVPRQSVGVVIGRNGEMIKKIQSDAGVKIQFKPDDGTSPEKIAHIMGPPDQCQHAASIITDLLQSIRAREEGGQGGPPGAGMPPGGRGRGGGQGSWGPPGGEMTFSIPAHKCGLVIGRGGENVKAINQQTGAFVEISRQLPPNGDPNFKLFIIRGSPQQIDHAKQLIEEKIEGPLCPVGGGPGGPGGPMGPYNHNPYNAGPPGGAPHGAPPGGPQYGPQSWGNTYQQWQGPNPHDPILSPDKAAGDPNAAWAAYYAQYYGQQPGGAMAGQAPGAPAAAAPGDHGQAAQQCGGQPDYTKAWEEYYKKMGMTQPAEGQAAAPGTAAAAAATSAAAAAGAAAGGQQDYSAAWAEYYRQQAAYYGQAGPAPGQAAAPQPGQQPQ from the exons ATTGCAGCTAAAATTGGCGGAGAAGGTGCGCCGCCGGTGACGAACAACGGAGGAGCAGAAAATTATCCATTCACGGCACAAAAACGATCCCTTGAAGGAGGAG atgaacCTGATGCAAAGAAGTTAGCGTCACAGGGTGACATAGATTCAGCAATGT CTATTGGAGCTCAGTTAGCTGCTTTATCCCAACAAAG TGTCAGGCCCTCTGCAGTCACAGAGGAATACAGAGTGCCTGATGCCATGGTTGGTCTCA TCATTGGCAGAGGTGGTgaacaaattaacaaaatacaacaagatTCTGGCTGCAAGCTCCAAATCGCACATG ACAGCGTTGGTCTTCCAGAAAGAACAATTTCTCTGACAGGGTCAGCAGATGCCGTCCA GAGAGCCAAAGCACTTATAGAGGACATCGTGTCCAGGGGTCACGAGTCGAGCAACGGCCAGTCGGGTTCTATGCAAGAGATCATCATCCCTGCAGGCAAGGCTGGCCTTATCATCGGCAAAGGAGGAgaaacaatcaaacagctgcag GAGCGAGCCGGGGTTAAAATGATTCTTATTCAAGATGCGTCGCAGCCGTCTAACATAGATAAGCCCCTACGCATCATTGGGGACCCCTACAAAGTGCAG CAAGCAAAGGAGATGGTTAATGAGATCCTACGAGAAAGGGATCACGCCGGCTTTGGAGACCGGAACGAATACGGGTCGAGGATGGGAGGAGGTGGCATTGAG atagctGTGCCCAGGCAGTCTGTGGGAGTTGTGATTGGTCGTAATGGAGAGATGATAAAGAAGATCCAGAGTGACGCTGGAGTGAAGATACAGTTTAAACCAG ATGATGGTACAAGTCCTGAAAAGATCGCTCATATCATGGGGCCCCCAGACCAGTGTCAGCATGCTGCTTCGATCATCACTGACCTGCTGCAGAGCATCCGCGCCCGAGAGGAGGGTGGGCAAGGA GGCCCCCCGGGTGCAGGGATGCCGCCTGGCGGTCGAGGGCGGGGCGGAGGCCAGGGCAGCTGGGGCCCTCCGGGAGGAGAGATGACCTTCTCCATTCCTGCACACAAATGTGGGCTCGTCATTGGCAGGGGAGGAGAGAACGTCAAGGCCATCAACCAGCAAACCGGAGCGTTTGTTGAGATATCGCGCCAGCTGCCGCCGAACGGTGACCCAAACTTCAAGCTGTTCATCATCAGAGGGTCCCCGCAACAAATTGACCACGCGAAACAGCTCATAGAGGAGAAGATCGAG ggTCCTTTGTGTCCAGTTGGTggtggtcctggaggtcctggaggTCCGATGGGTCCCTATAATCACAACCCTTATAATGCAGGGCCACCCGGTGGAGCTCCACA CGGCGCTCCACCTGGTGGTCCCCAATATGGTCCTCAGAGTTGGGGAAATACTTACCAGCAGTGGCAAGGCCCAAATCCCCATGACCCCA TCCTCTCGCCAGATAAGGCTGCAGGAGACCCAAACGCAGCGTGGGCGGCGTACTACGCTCAGTACTATGGCCAGCAGCCAGGGGGCGCCATGGCCGGTCAGGCTCCAGGTGCCCCTGCTGCAGCGGCACCGGGGGACCATGGCCAAGCGGCACAGCAGTGTGGGGGTCAGCCTGACTATACGAAGGCCTGGGAGGAATATTATAAGAAGATGGGCATGA cccaGCCAGCCGAAGGGCAAGCAGCTGCTCCAGgaacggcagcagcagcagcagcaacctcagcagctgcagcagctggcgCTGCGGCTGGCGGCCAGCAGGACTACAGCGCAGCCTGGGCTGAGTATTACAGACAGCAGGCCGCCTACTATGGGCAGGCAGGACCGGCTCCTGGGCAAGCAGCCGCTCCGCAGCCGGGACAACAG CCCCAGTAA
- the dcaf15 gene encoding DDB1- and CUL4-associated factor 15 — MAPSSKSEKDEKQKTPKKHKDHVVKLLARGKLSGQYSQRLFRKLPPRVCVPLKSIVSPEFLRAGHIFLGFTKCGRYVLSYTSDCGEDYDFSFYTYHLYWWEFNLHSRLKQVHHVQLFAGEEIYSDLYLTVCEWPNDHSKIVIFGFNTRSSSSVLMNLMMSDENNRDIYITIASMPPPKPCSYCNPNPSVTTIRTGSGECLEHGYVLNSRYQVVYPFPTFQPAFQLKKDQVILLNTSYSLVACAISLCPGKQGQSSQILYTKGAAQSTQASASLSSTSSVSSSLPQGSPENRQAPPRPPLIPSSPSHSQAAMRAREFAADLFRRAQGGGGKTSEGQAERAASGDEKEAKHKPGAKGTISEASGEVEECKERSTEDRPQMFAASNRSPGFPQVFSEQVTSPAYSPLSLPSTSIQSSCQDAVPNEPGYVNYSRLHYRLQQPGAAEQNSGGAGGYEDDKVQLPFTVTDLKGRNLQLVTEPHNGQSVCIEQLTLDFEYLINEVIRSDAAWAPQFCSFSDYDVVILEVCPETNTVMINIGLLLLAFSVSDEEHCRPNTYHSNLQVSWDLNTGVCCTVGVGDLTEVKGQTSGSVWSSYRKSCVNTVMKWLVPESSSRYINRMTNEALHKGSSLQVLADSDRCTWIVL, encoded by the exons ATGGCGCCCAGCTCGAAATCTGAAAAGGacgaaaaacagaaaacccccAAAAAGCATAAAGACCATGTTGTGAAACTTCTCGCGCGTGGAAAG ctgtcaggACAATATTCCCAGCGTTTGTTCAGGAAGCTCCCTCCTCGGGTGTGTGTCCCATTAAAGTCCATCGTCAGCCCCGAGTTCCTGAGAGCAGG acacatATTCCTTGGCTTCACCAAATGTGGCCGTTACGTCCTGTCCTACACTAGCGACTGTGGAGAGGattatgatttttctttctaCACCTATCATCTGTATTGGTGGGAGTTTAATCTGCATAGTAGGCTCAAACAG GTTCATCACGTGCAGCTATTTGCAGGGGAAGAAATATACAGCGATTTGTACCTCACTGTGTGCGAATGGCCAAATGACCACTctaaaattgtcatttttggCTTCAA tACACGCAGTTCAAGCTCTGTGCTGATGAACTTAATGATGAGCGATGAGAACAACAGAGACATCTACATCACCATAGCGTCCATGCCTCCACCAAAACCGTGCTCTTACTGCAATCCAAACCCCTCAGTCACAACCATACGCACAG gAAGCGGTGAGTGTCTTGAGCACGGATATGTGCTCAACAGCAGGTACCAGGTGGTGTATCCATTCCCCACCTTTCAGCCAGCTTTCCAGCTGAAGAAGGACCAGGTCATCCTGTTGAACACTAGCTACTCCCTGGTGGCCTGCGCCATCTCACTTTGCCCAG GAAAGCAAGGTCAGTCATCGCAGATTCTTTACACCAAGGGAGCAGCTCAGTCAACTCAAGCTTCAGCGTCTTTGTCCTCGACTTCCTCGGTTTCTTCCTCGCTGCCTCAGGGATCTCCAGAAAATCGCCAAGCTCCCCCTCGGCCCCCGCTGATTCCCTCGTCGCCGAGCCATTCGCAAGCGGCCATGCGAGCTCGGGAGTTTGCCGCCGACCTTTTCAGGCGAGCGCAGGGAGGCGGAGGGAAAACCAGCGAGGGACAAGCGGAGAGAGCGGCCAGTGGCGACGAAAAAGAGGCAAAGCATAAACCAGGAGCTAAAGGGACCATTTCAGAGGCTTCAGGAGAAGTGGAGGAATGTAAAGAGAGGAGCACAGAAGATAGACCACAAATGTTTGCGGCATCAAACAGGAGCCccggctttccacaggttttcTCTGAGCAGGTGACATCTCCTGCCTATTCTCCATTATCCCTTCCGTCTACTTCCATTCAGTCGTCATGCCAGGACGCTGTCCCCAACGAGCCTGGCTACGTGAACTACTCGCGCCTGCACTACCGCCTACAGCAGCCAGGGGCAGCGGAGCAGAATTCGGGAGGCGCCGGAG GTTACGAAGACGATAAAGTCCAGCTTCCTTTCACTGTCACGGATCTGAAAGGAAGGAACCTGCAGCTGGTGACTGAACCACATAACGGACAG AGTGTGTGTATCGAACAGTTGACCCTGGATTTCGAGTATCTGATCAACGAGGTGATCAGGAGCGACGCTGCCTGGGCTCCACAGTTTTGCTCCTTCAGCGATTACGACGTTGTGATTCTGGAG GTGTGCCCGGAGACCAACACTGTGATGATCAACATCGGTTTGCTCCTGTTGGCGTTTTCTGTCTCGGATGAAGAGCACTGCAG gCCGAACACGTATCACTCTAACCTGCAGGTTAGCTGGGACCTGAACACAGGTGTGTGTTGCACTGTGGGTGTAGGTGACCTGACCGAGGTTAAGGGTCAGACCAG CGGGAGCGTGTGGAGCTCTTACAGGAAGTCCTGCGTGAACACGGTGATGAAGTGGTTGGTTCCCGAGAGCAGCTCCCGCTACATCAACCGCATGACCAACGAGGCTCTGCACAAAG GCTCCTCGCTGCAGGTGTTGGCAGACAGCGACCGCTGCACCTGGATTGTATTATGA
- the LOC108236278 gene encoding far upstream element-binding protein 2 isoform X1 → MSDYGGLSSNGVGGGVKKDAFADAVQRARQIAAKIGGEGAPPVTNNGGAENYPFTAQKRSLEGGDEPDAKKLASQGDIDSAMSIGAQLAALSQQSVRPSAVTEEYRVPDAMVGLIIGRGGEQINKIQQDSGCKLQIAHDSVGLPERTISLTGSADAVQRAKALIEDIVSRGHESSNGQSGSMQEIIIPAGKAGLIIGKGGETIKQLQERAGVKMILIQDASQPSNIDKPLRIIGDPYKVQQAKEMVNEILRERDHAGFGDRNEYGSRMGGGGIEIAVPRQSVGVVIGRNGEMIKKIQSDAGVKIQFKPDDGTSPEKIAHIMGPPDQCQHAASIITDLLQSIRAREEGGQGGPPGAGMPPGGRGRGGGQGSWGPPGGEMTFSIPAHKCGLVIGRGGENVKAINQQTGAFVEISRQLPPNGDPNFKLFIIRGSPQQIDHAKQLIEEKIEGPLCPVGGGPGGPGGPMGPYNHNPYNAGPPGGAPHGAPPGGPQYGPQSWGNTYQQWQGPNPHDPILSPDKAAGDPNAAWAAYYAQYYGQQPGGAMAGQAPGAPAAAAPGDHGQAAQQCGGQPDYTKAWEEYYKKMGMTQPAEGQAAAPGTAAAAAATSAAAAAGAAAGGQQDYSAAWAEYYRQQAAYYGQAGPAPGQAAAPQPGQQVPHAY, encoded by the exons ATTGCAGCTAAAATTGGCGGAGAAGGTGCGCCGCCGGTGACGAACAACGGAGGAGCAGAAAATTATCCATTCACGGCACAAAAACGATCCCTTGAAGGAGGAG atgaacCTGATGCAAAGAAGTTAGCGTCACAGGGTGACATAGATTCAGCAATGT CTATTGGAGCTCAGTTAGCTGCTTTATCCCAACAAAG TGTCAGGCCCTCTGCAGTCACAGAGGAATACAGAGTGCCTGATGCCATGGTTGGTCTCA TCATTGGCAGAGGTGGTgaacaaattaacaaaatacaacaagatTCTGGCTGCAAGCTCCAAATCGCACATG ACAGCGTTGGTCTTCCAGAAAGAACAATTTCTCTGACAGGGTCAGCAGATGCCGTCCA GAGAGCCAAAGCACTTATAGAGGACATCGTGTCCAGGGGTCACGAGTCGAGCAACGGCCAGTCGGGTTCTATGCAAGAGATCATCATCCCTGCAGGCAAGGCTGGCCTTATCATCGGCAAAGGAGGAgaaacaatcaaacagctgcag GAGCGAGCCGGGGTTAAAATGATTCTTATTCAAGATGCGTCGCAGCCGTCTAACATAGATAAGCCCCTACGCATCATTGGGGACCCCTACAAAGTGCAG CAAGCAAAGGAGATGGTTAATGAGATCCTACGAGAAAGGGATCACGCCGGCTTTGGAGACCGGAACGAATACGGGTCGAGGATGGGAGGAGGTGGCATTGAG atagctGTGCCCAGGCAGTCTGTGGGAGTTGTGATTGGTCGTAATGGAGAGATGATAAAGAAGATCCAGAGTGACGCTGGAGTGAAGATACAGTTTAAACCAG ATGATGGTACAAGTCCTGAAAAGATCGCTCATATCATGGGGCCCCCAGACCAGTGTCAGCATGCTGCTTCGATCATCACTGACCTGCTGCAGAGCATCCGCGCCCGAGAGGAGGGTGGGCAAGGA GGCCCCCCGGGTGCAGGGATGCCGCCTGGCGGTCGAGGGCGGGGCGGAGGCCAGGGCAGCTGGGGCCCTCCGGGAGGAGAGATGACCTTCTCCATTCCTGCACACAAATGTGGGCTCGTCATTGGCAGGGGAGGAGAGAACGTCAAGGCCATCAACCAGCAAACCGGAGCGTTTGTTGAGATATCGCGCCAGCTGCCGCCGAACGGTGACCCAAACTTCAAGCTGTTCATCATCAGAGGGTCCCCGCAACAAATTGACCACGCGAAACAGCTCATAGAGGAGAAGATCGAG ggTCCTTTGTGTCCAGTTGGTggtggtcctggaggtcctggaggTCCGATGGGTCCCTATAATCACAACCCTTATAATGCAGGGCCACCCGGTGGAGCTCCACA CGGCGCTCCACCTGGTGGTCCCCAATATGGTCCTCAGAGTTGGGGAAATACTTACCAGCAGTGGCAAGGCCCAAATCCCCATGACCCCA TCCTCTCGCCAGATAAGGCTGCAGGAGACCCAAACGCAGCGTGGGCGGCGTACTACGCTCAGTACTATGGCCAGCAGCCAGGGGGCGCCATGGCCGGTCAGGCTCCAGGTGCCCCTGCTGCAGCGGCACCGGGGGACCATGGCCAAGCGGCACAGCAGTGTGGGGGTCAGCCTGACTATACGAAGGCCTGGGAGGAATATTATAAGAAGATGGGCATGA cccaGCCAGCCGAAGGGCAAGCAGCTGCTCCAGgaacggcagcagcagcagcagcaacctcagcagctgcagcagctggcgCTGCGGCTGGCGGCCAGCAGGACTACAGCGCAGCCTGGGCTGAGTATTACAGACAGCAGGCCGCCTACTATGGGCAGGCAGGACCGGCTCCTGGGCAAGCAGCCGCTCCGCAGCCGGGACAACAGGTACCACATGCATACTGA
- the LOC108236278 gene encoding far upstream element-binding protein 2 isoform X4, whose translation MSIGAQLAALSQQSVRPSAVTEEYRVPDAMVGLIIGRGGEQINKIQQDSGCKLQIAHDSVGLPERTISLTGSADAVQRAKALIEDIVSRGHESSNGQSGSMQEIIIPAGKAGLIIGKGGETIKQLQERAGVKMILIQDASQPSNIDKPLRIIGDPYKVQQAKEMVNEILRERDHAGFGDRNEYGSRMGGGGIEIAVPRQSVGVVIGRNGEMIKKIQSDAGVKIQFKPDDGTSPEKIAHIMGPPDQCQHAASIITDLLQSIRAREEGGQGGPPGAGMPPGGRGRGGGQGSWGPPGGEMTFSIPAHKCGLVIGRGGENVKAINQQTGAFVEISRQLPPNGDPNFKLFIIRGSPQQIDHAKQLIEEKIEGPLCPVGGGPGGPGGPMGPYNHNPYNAGPPGGAPHGAPPGGPQYGPQSWGNTYQQWQGPNPHDPILSPDKAAGDPNAAWAAYYAQYYGQQPGGAMAGQAPGAPAAAAPGDHGQAAQQCGGQPDYTKAWEEYYKKMGMTQPAEGQAAAPGTAAAAAATSAAAAAGAAAGGQQDYSAAWAEYYRQQAAYYGQAGPAPGQAAAPQPGQQVPHAY comes from the exons ATGT CTATTGGAGCTCAGTTAGCTGCTTTATCCCAACAAAG TGTCAGGCCCTCTGCAGTCACAGAGGAATACAGAGTGCCTGATGCCATGGTTGGTCTCA TCATTGGCAGAGGTGGTgaacaaattaacaaaatacaacaagatTCTGGCTGCAAGCTCCAAATCGCACATG ACAGCGTTGGTCTTCCAGAAAGAACAATTTCTCTGACAGGGTCAGCAGATGCCGTCCA GAGAGCCAAAGCACTTATAGAGGACATCGTGTCCAGGGGTCACGAGTCGAGCAACGGCCAGTCGGGTTCTATGCAAGAGATCATCATCCCTGCAGGCAAGGCTGGCCTTATCATCGGCAAAGGAGGAgaaacaatcaaacagctgcag GAGCGAGCCGGGGTTAAAATGATTCTTATTCAAGATGCGTCGCAGCCGTCTAACATAGATAAGCCCCTACGCATCATTGGGGACCCCTACAAAGTGCAG CAAGCAAAGGAGATGGTTAATGAGATCCTACGAGAAAGGGATCACGCCGGCTTTGGAGACCGGAACGAATACGGGTCGAGGATGGGAGGAGGTGGCATTGAG atagctGTGCCCAGGCAGTCTGTGGGAGTTGTGATTGGTCGTAATGGAGAGATGATAAAGAAGATCCAGAGTGACGCTGGAGTGAAGATACAGTTTAAACCAG ATGATGGTACAAGTCCTGAAAAGATCGCTCATATCATGGGGCCCCCAGACCAGTGTCAGCATGCTGCTTCGATCATCACTGACCTGCTGCAGAGCATCCGCGCCCGAGAGGAGGGTGGGCAAGGA GGCCCCCCGGGTGCAGGGATGCCGCCTGGCGGTCGAGGGCGGGGCGGAGGCCAGGGCAGCTGGGGCCCTCCGGGAGGAGAGATGACCTTCTCCATTCCTGCACACAAATGTGGGCTCGTCATTGGCAGGGGAGGAGAGAACGTCAAGGCCATCAACCAGCAAACCGGAGCGTTTGTTGAGATATCGCGCCAGCTGCCGCCGAACGGTGACCCAAACTTCAAGCTGTTCATCATCAGAGGGTCCCCGCAACAAATTGACCACGCGAAACAGCTCATAGAGGAGAAGATCGAG ggTCCTTTGTGTCCAGTTGGTggtggtcctggaggtcctggaggTCCGATGGGTCCCTATAATCACAACCCTTATAATGCAGGGCCACCCGGTGGAGCTCCACA CGGCGCTCCACCTGGTGGTCCCCAATATGGTCCTCAGAGTTGGGGAAATACTTACCAGCAGTGGCAAGGCCCAAATCCCCATGACCCCA TCCTCTCGCCAGATAAGGCTGCAGGAGACCCAAACGCAGCGTGGGCGGCGTACTACGCTCAGTACTATGGCCAGCAGCCAGGGGGCGCCATGGCCGGTCAGGCTCCAGGTGCCCCTGCTGCAGCGGCACCGGGGGACCATGGCCAAGCGGCACAGCAGTGTGGGGGTCAGCCTGACTATACGAAGGCCTGGGAGGAATATTATAAGAAGATGGGCATGA cccaGCCAGCCGAAGGGCAAGCAGCTGCTCCAGgaacggcagcagcagcagcagcaacctcagcagctgcagcagctggcgCTGCGGCTGGCGGCCAGCAGGACTACAGCGCAGCCTGGGCTGAGTATTACAGACAGCAGGCCGCCTACTATGGGCAGGCAGGACCGGCTCCTGGGCAAGCAGCCGCTCCGCAGCCGGGACAACAGGTACCACATGCATACTGA
- the LOC108236278 gene encoding far upstream element-binding protein 2 isoform X3 — protein MSDYGGLSSNGVGGGVKKDAFADAVQRARQIAAKIGGEGAPPVTNNGGAENYPFTAQKRSLEGGDEPDAKKLASQGDIDSAMSIGAQLAALSQQSVRPSAVTEEYRVPDAMVGLIIGRGGEQINKIQQDSGCKLQIAHDSVGLPERTISLTGSADAVQRAKALIEDIVSRGHESSNGQSGSMQEIIIPAGKAGLIIGKGGETIKQLQERAGVKMILIQDASQPSNIDKPLRIIGDPYKVQQAKEMVNEILRERDHAGFGDRNEYGSRMGGGGIEIAVPRQSVGVVIGRNGEMIKKIQSDAGVKIQFKPDDGTSPEKIAHIMGPPDQCQHAASIITDLLQSIRAREEGGQGGPPGAGMPPGGRGRGGGQGSWGPPGGEMTFSIPAHKCGLVIGRGGENVKAINQQTGAFVEISRQLPPNGDPNFKLFIIRGSPQQIDHAKQLIEEKIEGPLCPVGGGPGGPGGPMGPYNHNPYNAGPPGGAPHGAPPGGPQYGPQSWGNTYQQWQGPNPHDPNKAAGDPNAAWAAYYAQYYGQQPGGAMAGQAPGAPAAAAPGDHGQAAQQCGGQPDYTKAWEEYYKKMGMTQPAEGQAAAPGTAAAAAATSAAAAAGAAAGGQQDYSAAWAEYYRQQAAYYGQAGPAPGQAAAPQPGQQVPHAY, from the exons ATTGCAGCTAAAATTGGCGGAGAAGGTGCGCCGCCGGTGACGAACAACGGAGGAGCAGAAAATTATCCATTCACGGCACAAAAACGATCCCTTGAAGGAGGAG atgaacCTGATGCAAAGAAGTTAGCGTCACAGGGTGACATAGATTCAGCAATGT CTATTGGAGCTCAGTTAGCTGCTTTATCCCAACAAAG TGTCAGGCCCTCTGCAGTCACAGAGGAATACAGAGTGCCTGATGCCATGGTTGGTCTCA TCATTGGCAGAGGTGGTgaacaaattaacaaaatacaacaagatTCTGGCTGCAAGCTCCAAATCGCACATG ACAGCGTTGGTCTTCCAGAAAGAACAATTTCTCTGACAGGGTCAGCAGATGCCGTCCA GAGAGCCAAAGCACTTATAGAGGACATCGTGTCCAGGGGTCACGAGTCGAGCAACGGCCAGTCGGGTTCTATGCAAGAGATCATCATCCCTGCAGGCAAGGCTGGCCTTATCATCGGCAAAGGAGGAgaaacaatcaaacagctgcag GAGCGAGCCGGGGTTAAAATGATTCTTATTCAAGATGCGTCGCAGCCGTCTAACATAGATAAGCCCCTACGCATCATTGGGGACCCCTACAAAGTGCAG CAAGCAAAGGAGATGGTTAATGAGATCCTACGAGAAAGGGATCACGCCGGCTTTGGAGACCGGAACGAATACGGGTCGAGGATGGGAGGAGGTGGCATTGAG atagctGTGCCCAGGCAGTCTGTGGGAGTTGTGATTGGTCGTAATGGAGAGATGATAAAGAAGATCCAGAGTGACGCTGGAGTGAAGATACAGTTTAAACCAG ATGATGGTACAAGTCCTGAAAAGATCGCTCATATCATGGGGCCCCCAGACCAGTGTCAGCATGCTGCTTCGATCATCACTGACCTGCTGCAGAGCATCCGCGCCCGAGAGGAGGGTGGGCAAGGA GGCCCCCCGGGTGCAGGGATGCCGCCTGGCGGTCGAGGGCGGGGCGGAGGCCAGGGCAGCTGGGGCCCTCCGGGAGGAGAGATGACCTTCTCCATTCCTGCACACAAATGTGGGCTCGTCATTGGCAGGGGAGGAGAGAACGTCAAGGCCATCAACCAGCAAACCGGAGCGTTTGTTGAGATATCGCGCCAGCTGCCGCCGAACGGTGACCCAAACTTCAAGCTGTTCATCATCAGAGGGTCCCCGCAACAAATTGACCACGCGAAACAGCTCATAGAGGAGAAGATCGAG ggTCCTTTGTGTCCAGTTGGTggtggtcctggaggtcctggaggTCCGATGGGTCCCTATAATCACAACCCTTATAATGCAGGGCCACCCGGTGGAGCTCCACA CGGCGCTCCACCTGGTGGTCCCCAATATGGTCCTCAGAGTTGGGGAAATACTTACCAGCAGTGGCAAGGCCCAAATCCCCATGACCCCA ATAAGGCTGCAGGAGACCCAAACGCAGCGTGGGCGGCGTACTACGCTCAGTACTATGGCCAGCAGCCAGGGGGCGCCATGGCCGGTCAGGCTCCAGGTGCCCCTGCTGCAGCGGCACCGGGGGACCATGGCCAAGCGGCACAGCAGTGTGGGGGTCAGCCTGACTATACGAAGGCCTGGGAGGAATATTATAAGAAGATGGGCATGA cccaGCCAGCCGAAGGGCAAGCAGCTGCTCCAGgaacggcagcagcagcagcagcaacctcagcagctgcagcagctggcgCTGCGGCTGGCGGCCAGCAGGACTACAGCGCAGCCTGGGCTGAGTATTACAGACAGCAGGCCGCCTACTATGGGCAGGCAGGACCGGCTCCTGGGCAAGCAGCCGCTCCGCAGCCGGGACAACAGGTACCACATGCATACTGA